From the genome of Acipenser ruthenus chromosome 14, fAciRut3.2 maternal haplotype, whole genome shotgun sequence, one region includes:
- the LOC117419840 gene encoding protein BTG1-like, which yields MNTLYTLASMKPEITAAVGFLSRFLRTKGLVNERQLQTFSQSLQDLLSEQYKHHWFPDRPCKGSGYRCIRINHKMDPVVGQAAQRIGLSIQQLYQLLPSELTLWVDPFEVSYRIGEDGSICVLYESQPVISSQIPVSSSLQMVESHISCKEELRLGRTIPSKTYNMMTVSS from the exons ATGAATACTCTTTACACACTAGCCAGTATGAAACCAGAAATCACCGCAGCGGTAGGATTTCTATCGAGATTTCTGAGGACAAAGGGACTCGTAAATGAGCGACAATTGCAAACATTCAGCCAGTCTCTCCAGGATCTGCTGTCAG AACAGTACAAACATCACTGGTTCCCAGACAGACCCTGCAAAGGCTCAGGCTACCGCTGTATCCGTATCAACCACAAAATGGACCCAGTGGTAGGGCAGGCAGCCCAGAGAATTGGCTTAAGTATCCAGCAGCTCTACCAGCTGCTCCCTAGCGAGCTCACTCTCTGGGTGGATCCCTTCGAAGTGTCCTACCGCATCGGGGAGGATGGCTCCATTTGCGTACTGTACGAATCACAGCCAGTAATCAGCAGCCAAATCCCAGTGTCCAGCAGCCTGCAAATGGTGGAGAGTCACATCAGCTGCAAGGAAGAACTGCGCTTGGGCAGAACCATCCCTTCTAAAACATACAACATGATGACTGTGTCTAGTTAG